From one Colletotrichum destructivum chromosome 3, complete sequence genomic stretch:
- a CDS encoding uncharacterized protein (Putative zn(2)Cys(6) fungal-type DNA-binding domain, transcription factor domain, fungi), whose product MRPPMRSSIACLRCRKSKIKCDNDNTGSPCDTCIKAGHKCEFPDPTPLPAKRAEPPTAPKQEKDAGHDRKRVKKLEDATHSEGRTGTVYAQEVLAAPYLTVDLWHQLFDIYKLHFATELPFLHLPTLKGIIHDKDSKKPSAESNLVLLGILALTARFQPELVKYVAHITYDKVAGPKSRGALPRPEPAVASDYFANALAKALGNLESALTSATVIRVQAFLMLGLYKWSQPSGGLAAWMYVGVAIRMAQGLKLGFGDRPSRGNKILGPLPRSNKPAQLPSDRWKDQEIRRRTMFSCLILDRLLSCGSDRVSVVQSEDLQIQLPCTEHAFDLGRVVYTGFLRQVGREMERPIDDSVLSRFVQLADFWGDITKYSFAGGRHNETLPPWDAESTFHQLSSKVEAFYAHLPEEFTWSGANFWKHDNSMYVSLHMLGSLCKIMLHREYIPFFAIKCQKPVGPLDEPVFDPAIVPEYFWERSAEQVFKAAREIIDLISTCRDKVPHSSLVTFAIWQAAFVGIYARHYPHMDTENHMVSKEETQERASGTVSDIAQTGTTGIAFQALTKVAPYFSMASNYVTYFRDMDQYFTMVFSDYTSRGSRKSSDGPLSIRLSGGGGGLEEWRVKADKITSNGIILDDDRPAGYDGSEGSRASTLERSSSLGPEYSQLGAGGLDSRRDSRQASTFTAINLGSFHQQAGQEGLASGISHHSPTQGFSSTPGSMANDVGIADLHVETGNIDSYIRQTQGQRFGTMLEDIQEFSTGGMVCEPSVGNWDMLKPPFYTQMAGGGQQPQFNGSNFS is encoded by the coding sequence ATGCGGCCTCCAATGAGGTCTAGTATAGCATGTCTTCGGTGCAGGAAATCCAAGATCAAGTGCGACAATGATAACACTGGGTCGCCCTGCGACACCTGCATCAAGGCGGGCCACAAGTGTGAGTTTCCGGATCCCACGCCCCTCCCGGCCAAGCGAGCCGAACCTCCCACTGCACCGAAACAGGAGAAGGACGCCGGCCATGATCGGAAACGGGTGAAGAAGCTCGAAGACGCCACTCACTCCGAAGGACGTACGGGCACAGTGTATGCGCAGGAGGTTCTCGCGGCACCGTACCTGACAGTGGATTTGTGGCACCAACTGTTCGACATTTACAAGCTGCACTTTGCCACCGAGCTTCCTTTCTTGCACCTCCCGACGTTGAAGGGCATCATCCACGACAAGGACAGCAAGAAACCGTCGGCCGAGTCGAACTTGGTTCTTCTGGGCATCCTGGCCCTCACGGCAAGATTTCAGCCCGAACTGGTCAAGTACGTTGCCCACATAACGTACGACAAAGTCGCGGGCCCCAAGTCCCGAGGTGCTTTGCCTAGGCCGGAGCCTGCGGTGGCTTCGGATTACTTTGCGAATGCTCTCGCCAAAGCGCTGGGGAACCTAGAATCGGCTCTGACCTCGGCCACCGTCATCCGTGTCCAGGCCTTTCTCATGCTCGGCCTGTACAAATGGAGCCAGCCCAGCGGTGGCCTGGCGGCGTGGATGTACGTCGGCGTGGCCATCAGGATGGCCCAGGGCTTGAAGCTGGGCTTCGGTGACCGGCCGTCGCGCGGGAACAAGATTCTGGGTCCCCTTCCGCGATCGAACAAGCCCGCACAGCTACCGTCGGATCGATGGAAGGACCAGGAGATCAGGCGACGCACAATGTTCAGCTGTCTGATACTGGACCGGCTCCTGTCATGTGGATCCGACCGCGTCTCGGTGGTTCAATCTGAGGACCTCCAGATCCAGCTCCCCTGCACCGAACATgccttcgacctcggccgcgtcgtTTATACCGGCTTTCTACGACAAGTGGGACGGGAGATGGAGCGGCCCATTGACGATAGTGTTCTCAGCCGTTTCGTGCAACTGGCCGACTTTTGGGGGGACATCACCAAGTATAGCTTTGCGGGCGGCCGCCACAACGAAACGCTTCCGCCCTGGGACGCGGAATCGACATTTCATCAGTTGAGCAGCAAGGTGGAAGCCTTCTATGCCCACCTACCGGAGGAGTTTACCTGGTCAGGCGCGAACTTCTGGAAACACGACAACAGCATGTACGTGTCACTCCACATGCTGGGCTCTCTCTGCAAGATCATGCTGCACCGGGAATACATacccttcttcgccatcaaATGCCAAAAGCCGGTGGGCCCTCTGGACGAACCCGTTTTCGACCCTGCCATTGTACCCGAGTATTTCTGGGAGCGGAGTGCGGAGCAGGTCTTCAAGGCGGCCAGGGAGATTATAGACCTGATCTCGACATGTCGCGACAAGGTGCCTCACTCATCATTGGTTACCTTCGCCATATGGCAGGCAGCGTTCGTCGGCATCTACGCCAGGCACTACCCGCACATGGACACGGAAAACCACATGGTCAGCAAAGAAGAGACTCAAGAGCGGGCTTCAGGAACAGTGTCTGATATTGCACAGACGGGGACCACGGGCATCGCTTTCCAAGCGCTGACCAAAGTGGCTCCTTATTTCAGCATGGCTTCCAACTACGTGACTTATTTCAGGGACATGGACCAATATTTCACAATGGTTTTCTCCGACTACACGAGCCGAGGGTCAAGGAAAAGCAGTGATGGACCTCTGAGTATCCGGTTGAgcggaggtggcggcgggcttgaAGAATGGAGGGTAAAGGCGGACAAGATCACGAGCAACggcatcatcctcgacgacgaccggcCGGCGGGCTATGACGGGTCTGAAGGATCACGGGCTAGCACGTTGGAAAGAAGTTCTTCTCTGGGCCCCGAGTATTCCCaactcggcgccggcggcctcgacagcAGGAGGGATTCCCGACAGGCGTCGACCTTCACCGCCATCAACCTCGGTTCGTTCCATCAGCAAGCTGGTCAAGAAGGCCTTGCCAGCGGTATATCCCATCACTCGCCGACACagggcttctcctcgactCCCGGTTCCATGGCTAACGATGTCGGGATCGCGGACCTCCATGTAGAAACCGGCAACATCGATTCGTACATTCGACAGACTCAGGGACAGCGGTTCGGCACCATGCTTGAGGACATACAGGAGTTCAGCACCGGAGGGATGGTCTGCGAGCCGAGTGTTGGAAACTGGGACATGCTTAAGCCGCCGTTTTACACGCAgatggcgggcggcggccagcagccgCAGTTCAATGGCAGCAACTTCTCTTGA
- a CDS encoding Putative peptidase S28, alpha/Beta hydrolase, with amino-acid sequence MKASLFASVVAFAATAVATMTAADLKIADTPRLGGLRPRAHSGDQIHNGTFDQLLDHTQPWRGTFKQRYWWNAEHWGGPGYPVFLINGGESDAAGFTGYLENGTVTGLYAETYKGAVILIEHRYYGESWPYKTSTADTLQLLEVPQAIYDNIYFAETATLPFDRGTTDKGANADKSPWVLIGGSYAGALAAWTSVIAPGTFAAYHASSAVVQAIEDFWQFFTPIEQALPRNCSADIKLVIKEVDAVLDRGSDAEILAMKEEFGLETLEDHGDFAYYLQKPVIAWTDSEKAVLDFCDWIETSTTNGQVAAGCEQSGVGLEAAWAGYTSWMHRRYNETCEAEEACDLYGDAVGYNRPTDLEWGRSWVWQLCNEPLGWWHTGPPKSDGTGIVSSHVRLEHRQRQCDLRFPQSFGHRPAVSEGFTVAMFNEWTGGWNATFDKVLFCDGEFDPWRSATMSSDYRPGGPSLSTEAAPRLVVKGGNHVPDFQLSEKNAEVVSQEVAIIGRWIEAWKPNKGAAY; translated from the exons ATGAAGGCATCCCTGTTCGCCTCCGTGGTGgccttcgccgccaccgcAGTGGCTACCATGACGGCCGCAGATCTCAAGATCGCAGACACGCCGAGACTCGGTGGGCTCCGGCCGCGAGCCCACTCCGGAGACCAAATCCACAACGGTACCTTTGACCAGCTGCTCGACCACACGCAGCCGTGGAGGGGCACCTTCAAGCAGCGGTACTGGTGGAACGCCGAGCACTGGGGCGGGCCGGGCTACCCTGTCTTCCTGATAAACGGCGGCGAGTCCGACGCCGCAGGCTTCACGGGCTACCTGGAGAACGGGACGGTGACGGGGCTCTACGCCGAGACGTACAAGGGCGCGGTCATCCTCATCGAAC ACCGATATTATGGGGAATCGTGGCCGTACAAGACCTCAACGGCAGACACGCTGCAGTTGCTGGAAGTGCCGCAGGCCATCTACGACAACATCTActtcgccgagacggcgacgttGCCGTTTGACCGGGGGACGACGGACAAGGGCGCCAACGCGGACAAGTCGCCGTGGGTGCTGATCGGGGGCAGCTACGCGGGCGCGCTCGCGGCGTGGACGTCAGTCATCGCACCGGGCACCTTTGCGGCGTACCACGCCAGCTCGGCCGTGGTgcaggccatcgaggactTTTGGCAGTTCTTCACGCCCATCGAGCAGGCGCTGCCGCGCAACTGCTCGGCCGACATCAAGCTCGTCATCAaggaggtcgacgccgtgctggACCGGGGCTCGGACGCGGAGATCTTGGCCATGAAGGAGGAGTTCGGGCTCGAGACGCTCGAGGACCACGGCGACTTTGCGTACTACCTGCAGAAGCCCGTCATCGCGTGGACCGACAGCGAGAAGGCCGTGCTAGACTTTTGCGACTGGATTGAGACGAGCACGACCAACGGGCAGGTCGCCGCGGGCTGCGAGCAATCTGGGGtcgggctcgaggcggcgTGGGCCGGGTACACGTCGTGGATGCACCGGCGGTACAACGAGACgtgcgaggcggaggaggcatGCGACCTGTACGGCGACGCGGTCGGGTACAACAGGCCGACGGACCTGGAATGGGGCCGCAGCTGGGTGTGGCAGCTTTGCAACGAGCCGCTGGGGTGGTGGCACACGGGGCCGCCCAAATCGGACGGCACGGGCATCGTGTCGTCGCACGTGCGGCTGGagcaccggcagcggcagtgCGACCTCCGGTTCCCGCAGTCGTTCGGCCACCGGCCGGCCGTGTCGGAGGGGTTCACGGTGGCCATGTTCAACGAGTGGACGGGCGGGTGGAACGCGACGTTCGACAAGGTGCTCTTCTGCGACGGCGAGTTCGACCCGTGgcgctcggcgacgatgagctcCGACTACCGACCGGGAGGGCCGTCGCTGAGcacggaggcggcgccgcggctCGTGGTCAAGGGGGGCAACCACGTGCCGGACTTTCAGCTGAGTGAGAAGAACGCCGAGGTGGTGTCCCAGGAGGTGGCCATCATAGGCCGGTGGATCGAGGCGTGGAAGCCCAATAAGGGGGCGGCGTACTGA